In Arthrobacter sp. CDRTa11, one DNA window encodes the following:
- a CDS encoding PaaI family thioesterase produces the protein MTAEPTDTAPTQNPADADLWKITLGELDEKMGVKIVEESIQRVVATMPVEGNRQSFGLLHGGASLAVGEAVGSWAAVIHAGTLGKTAVGVDVSATHHRSAREGTITITATPIYLGGTLTTHEVLITNDAGERLCTLRITNLLLDRKV, from the coding sequence ATGACCGCCGAGCCCACAGACACCGCCCCCACCCAGAATCCTGCCGACGCCGACTTGTGGAAGATCACCCTCGGCGAGCTGGACGAGAAAATGGGCGTCAAGATCGTGGAGGAATCCATCCAGCGTGTAGTGGCCACCATGCCCGTGGAGGGCAACAGGCAGTCCTTCGGGCTGCTGCATGGGGGTGCGTCCCTGGCTGTGGGAGAGGCCGTGGGCTCCTGGGCTGCCGTCATCCACGCGGGCACGCTGGGCAAGACAGCCGTGGGGGTGGACGTTTCCGCAACCCATCATCGGTCCGCGAGGGAAGGCACGATCACCATCACGGCCACACCCATCTATCTGGGCGGCACCCTCACTACCCACGAGGTCCTGATTACCAACGACGCCGGCGAGCGGCTCTGCACGCTGCGCATCACCAACCTGCTCCTCGACCGGAAGGTCTAG
- the paaZ gene encoding phenylacetic acid degradation bifunctional protein PaaZ has translation MTTTATAEATVDTVETVPSFVQDAWWTPDAGSTANAVPVRDASTGEILAKVSTDGLDLAAVVEYGRTIGQAELGQLTFHQRALKLKELAQYLHARREHFYAFSAQTGATKVDNLIDIDGGIGVLFTFGSKGRRELPNSQVVVDGPLEVLSKDGSFAGEHIYTRIPGVAVQINAFNFPVWGMLEKFAPAFIAGVPTIVKPATPTGYVAAAVVKAIVESNILPKGALQLISGSVRGLLDVLDYRDLVAFTGSASTALSLKSHPNVVQGGVRFTSETDSLNAAILGPDAVEGTPEFDAFVKSVVTEMTAKAGQKCTAIRRAIVPQELVPAVSAAIGRRLSERVVLGDPRADGVTMGALASVEQLADVRAAVQSMLDAGGELAYGTLDSPSVTTANGDTGVVEGGAFMAPVLLNWPDSEAEEVHSLEAFGPVSSVIGYKDIPDAVRLAARGSGSLVASVCTNDPKVAQELVMGIAAHHGRVLMLNREDARSSTGHGSPVPHLVHGGPGRAGGGEELGGIRSVMHHMQRTAIQGSPNMLTAVTGVWHAGADRNFTLETEGTHPFRKSLETLHIGDAIRSDLREVRLEDITAFANSTGDTFYAHTNQEAAEANPFFPGIVAHGYLLLAWGAGLFVEPAPGPVLANYGLENLRFITPVAAGDSIRVTLTAKKITPRETDEYGEVAWDAVLTNQNDEIVATYDVLTLVEK, from the coding sequence ATGACCACCACCGCCACAGCCGAAGCCACAGTCGACACCGTAGAGACAGTCCCCAGTTTTGTGCAGGATGCCTGGTGGACGCCCGACGCCGGCTCCACGGCCAACGCTGTCCCCGTGCGTGATGCAAGCACGGGCGAAATCCTGGCCAAGGTCAGCACGGACGGCCTGGACCTGGCCGCCGTCGTCGAATACGGCCGCACCATCGGCCAGGCGGAACTGGGCCAGCTCACCTTCCACCAGCGCGCCCTCAAGCTCAAGGAACTGGCGCAGTATCTTCATGCCCGGCGCGAGCACTTCTACGCCTTCTCGGCCCAGACCGGTGCCACCAAGGTGGACAACCTGATCGATATCGACGGCGGCATCGGCGTCCTGTTCACCTTCGGATCCAAGGGCCGGCGTGAACTGCCCAACTCGCAGGTGGTGGTGGACGGGCCGCTGGAGGTGCTGTCCAAGGACGGCTCCTTCGCCGGCGAGCACATCTACACGCGCATCCCGGGCGTGGCCGTGCAGATCAACGCCTTCAACTTCCCGGTCTGGGGCATGCTCGAGAAGTTCGCGCCTGCTTTCATCGCCGGCGTGCCCACCATCGTCAAACCCGCCACCCCCACCGGATACGTGGCTGCCGCAGTGGTCAAGGCGATCGTCGAATCCAACATCCTGCCCAAGGGCGCGCTGCAGCTCATTTCCGGCTCGGTCCGCGGGCTCCTGGACGTGCTGGACTACCGCGACCTGGTGGCCTTCACCGGCTCCGCGTCCACCGCCCTGTCCCTGAAATCCCACCCCAACGTGGTGCAGGGCGGCGTCCGCTTCACCTCCGAAACCGACTCCTTGAACGCCGCCATCCTGGGCCCGGACGCCGTGGAGGGCACGCCGGAGTTCGACGCATTCGTCAAGTCCGTCGTCACCGAAATGACGGCCAAAGCGGGGCAGAAGTGCACCGCCATCCGCCGCGCCATCGTGCCGCAGGAGCTGGTTCCCGCGGTGTCCGCGGCCATCGGCAGGCGACTCTCCGAACGCGTTGTCCTGGGCGATCCCCGGGCTGACGGCGTCACCATGGGCGCCCTCGCCTCCGTCGAGCAGCTCGCTGACGTCCGTGCCGCCGTCCAGTCAATGCTCGACGCCGGCGGTGAGCTTGCGTACGGAACCCTCGATTCGCCGTCGGTCACCACTGCCAACGGTGATACCGGGGTTGTGGAGGGCGGCGCCTTTATGGCACCGGTGCTGCTCAACTGGCCGGACTCCGAGGCGGAAGAAGTCCACTCGCTGGAGGCGTTCGGCCCGGTTTCGTCGGTGATTGGGTACAAGGACATTCCCGACGCCGTCCGCCTCGCCGCCCGCGGCAGCGGCTCCCTCGTGGCCTCTGTATGCACCAACGATCCTAAGGTGGCGCAGGAACTGGTGATGGGCATCGCCGCCCACCACGGCCGGGTCCTGATGCTCAACCGTGAGGACGCCCGCAGCTCCACAGGCCACGGTTCCCCGGTCCCGCACCTGGTCCACGGCGGCCCCGGCCGGGCAGGCGGCGGCGAGGAACTGGGCGGCATCCGCTCGGTAATGCACCACATGCAGCGCACCGCGATCCAGGGCTCACCCAACATGCTCACCGCCGTCACGGGCGTCTGGCACGCCGGTGCTGACCGCAACTTCACCCTGGAGACGGAGGGGACGCACCCGTTCCGGAAGTCGCTGGAAACCCTGCACATCGGTGATGCCATCCGCTCGGACCTGCGCGAGGTCAGGCTGGAGGACATCACCGCCTTCGCCAACTCCACCGGCGACACCTTCTATGCCCACACCAACCAGGAAGCCGCGGAAGCCAACCCCTTCTTCCCCGGCATCGTTGCCCATGGCTACCTGCTGCTGGCCTGGGGTGCCGGACTGTTCGTGGAGCCGGCTCCGGGTCCTGTCCTGGCCAACTATGGGCTGGAGAACCTGCGCTTCATCACCCCGGTGGCCGCAGGCGACTCAATCCGCGTGACCCTCACGGCCAAGAAGATCACGCCCCGTGAGACCGACGAGTACGGCGAGGTGGCCTGGGATGCGGTGCTGACCAACCAGAACGATGAAATTGTGGCTACCTACGACGTCCTGACCCTCGTGGAGAAGTAA